In Lathyrus oleraceus cultivar Zhongwan6 chromosome 2, CAAS_Psat_ZW6_1.0, whole genome shotgun sequence, the DNA window ttttcaatagTCCCCTACACTTGTTATGGTTATCTTACTTATATTTATAATCGAGTGATTTCACcttttattaatatattattttgTCTTTACAAAAATTTCTTCTTTGTGAGAGTCAACGAAAAACTATATTAATCTCACAATTCTCTTTTATAAACAAATTTTAAGttttaaatttattgaataaGTGATATATCTGATcaatactccctccgttcctcGTAATGAGTGattaatttgaaataaaaaatatctCAAATAAATGACATATTTTAATTTCCAATACATATTTTCCAATTTTACCATCTAATTAACATTACTTTCATCATTTACGATATTTGATAAAaagtattttaataaaaatataattatctttttcatttttttgataTATATAAAATAATCAACTGAGTTATAATTGTGAAATGGAAGAAATATATAATTTAAATATATAATTTATTGAATGAATCTAAATGGCAAAAATTTATTCATAAAAGAGAAGTCTTTTCACGCCTCCTTCTGATTTGTTTTCCAATCCAAACAAATCAGTAAATTTTCGGTGAGAATCACAAACCCACTCGAGCGACTACAGATACTCTTATTTTTGACTTGTCTCTTCTTTTCGACGATGCCTATGATTCACACTGCTTAGGGTTCTCTCTTCCTTTAACCAAAGTATGTATCTTCCACACCAATCCCCACTGTTTTCTAAACTCCAATTTCTCTGCACTCCCACTATCCTTCATCAATTtctttttttgttgttgttggttcttcaattttctggaatCGCAACGCATTCGCATGTAACCCTATTTTAGTTTGATAGTTAATCAAACCCAATATTGTTTTATTCTCAAAATGCTACCTTTTTCATTTCTACTATAACTTGAATCTTAAGGGTTTGTGTTTATTTACTTGTGTTATTAGAATAGTTGGAATTCAATTATTTGTTCGTGTTGGTTTTTTGGGGGTttatttttatcctttttcaGTTATATGAATTGATTCATGATTAAGATTTATATGATTTTGATTTCTGATTTTGATTACTGCAGATCAAGACCTCTTTCTGAGTAAGGAGGTTGATTTCAAGATGGTTGGGAACCCTACAATCCATGTCACATCATTGCCAACTTCTGTTTCTTCATGTATGATGATTTCTCTACCAGGCAACTCACTGAAGTTCGTGCCTTTGTCGTTTCAAAATCGGAAGAAAATCAGCAAGATTAGAGCTACATCTGGTGATGGAGGTAATGTCAAACAGTCGTATAATTCAGAAGCAAAGAATCCACTTGCAGTTGTGTTTGACATTCCTCGACGTATTTGGAAGCAAACGCTGTGTCCGTTAAGTGATTTCGGGTTTGGTCGCAAGAGCGTTTGGGAAGGTGGTGTTGGACTGTTTTTGGTGTCTGGTACAATACTATTTGTGCTTAGTATGGCTTGGTTAAGGGCGTTTCAAATAAATTCTAAATTCAGGAAGTATACAGCTGTTTTCGAGTTTGCTCAGGCTTCTGGTATAAGTACCGGAACGCCTGTGAGAATCAGAGGGGTCACTGTAGGCAATGTCACTCGCGTGAATCCTTCCTTGAAAAGTATTGAAGCGGTTGTTGAGGTTTGTTTCGGTACCATAATCTAATTAATGACTCTAATACATGGTCATTAGTATCTTACTATTTGTGCAAATCGTATCTCGTATCTCGATTCGATACTAAATTGAACCAATCGATACGAATCTCTAGTGTGGATCTGTTTCTTGCTTTGGTGTGACATTCATTGTTTTAGCTTTTCGATTGTATTGAACATAAGTTTTCAATTTGCAGATAGAAGATGATAAAACAATTATACCAAGGAACTCATTTGTTGAGGTAAACCAGTCAGGTCTTCTGATGGAAACTAAAATTGACATCAATCCTCGTGATCCAATTCCAACACCTTCGGTTGGTCCTCTTCATGAAGAGTGTGCTAAAGAAGGTCTCATTGTGTGTCATAGAGAAAAGATCAAGGGTCACCAAGGAGTAAGTTTGGACGAAATGGTGGGAATATACACCCGTCTTGGACGAGATGTTGAGGGAATTGGTGTTGTCAACAGTTACGCGTTGGCTGAACGTGTGTTTTCTGTTATGGAAGAAGCGAGACCACTTCTTACGCAGGTATGATGTTATTTTACTCGTGTGTTTAGCATGTGAAAATTATTCTCGATTGGCATATTGTTGATTCAGATAAGTTCCATGCCAATAGAAAATGGATAAATGATGCATTCTCATGCCTATATTTTCGTTTTGGTGTAGTAATGCCTCAGATGAAAGCCATGGCTCTAGATGTTCAACCTTTGTTGGCTGAAATCCGTGATAGCGGCCTGTTGAAGGAAGTTGAAAGTTTGACCCAAAGCCTTACCCAAGCTTCTAATGATTTGAGGTCAGTTGCCTAATTCAATTTTACAAATAAGTTCATTCAAAATCAACTTTTGTCATCACAAAATCAAACGCGTTAACCAATTCAACTAATAGAAATCAATCATTTATGTATGCAGAAGGGTGCATTCATCTATTATGACCCCTGAGAACACTGAACTGATTCAGAAGTCCGTACACACACTTATATATACCTTAAAGAACATCGAGGTACGACtctagttttgaaaatggttaaATCTAATTATTATGAAAAATTTCtcatgtttttttttctttccctTTTGGTTGTATTTCTGCAGAATATCACCTCTGATATGTTAGGTTTTACTGGCGATGAAAGTACCAAAAAGAGTTTGAAAGTACTTATCAAGAATCTCAGCAGGTTATTGTGAAGTCAAATTCAAAGTGAAGTAACATATAACACAGGTAACAATATTGTGAACCATATTTTTCATCTGCCGCAACATTGAAGGAGAAATAGTAGTTTAAACTGATAAAAGTTGTCTTTTGTGGTGTTGATGAATGCAGGCGTGTCGGTGACAGGAGAATTTGACTTTTTTGGGTTTCTGCTTAAGTTCTTGGCTTCAACTGTGTAGCAGTGTCAATTCTTACCGCTAGAGTTTGAGAAGAATGAAGTCACAGTCTAAAGGCTTTGAGTTTCTGTGTTTCATTGGTGATTTGAGTTGAATGAAATCACCATTGTAGCAATGTATTAGTTGATGACCATGATCAGTTTAATTCCCATAGAACAGTGCAGTTTGATGTCATAGAAAGTTTTCAATACTTTTCTTAGGCAATTTTTCAATACTTTATTATACTGTAGAATGTTCTTAAATTAAAAGAAACTGAAAGTTCTTTATCTTTCAAATCatttatatataaatttaaaGTATAACATATATTTTTTTAACTGAGAATGTAACCTAATCATTAAAATATACATTTAACTATAATTGGTTTGGCTAAGGTTGAACTGTTCAACGGTGAAAAGCCTCTTAGCAACAAAAACAAATCAACATGTGATTGGAAGTTCTGGTATAATTTAAAGAACATTGCATTTTACACAAGCAAAACATTTTTCAGGTATGTTATCGACAATAGTAGCACATGGTTTCGCCTTGAATGGATTTACATAAGTTGAAACTTGCATGTCAGGGTTCTCAATATAATTGAGAATGAGTTTCTACAACTGCCAAAAAATACACTATCCAAAATCAAGACCTATTTGATTGGCGCATACACTTTGTCATAACAGTGAGGTTTACACTTGACTTGGAAACCTTCCATCAAATTTCACAATTCGTTAGCAATCCCATCATTTCTTGATCTTTGGCTTGAAAATGTTTTCCTTGTAGTATCTAAGTTCCTCAATGCTTTCTCTAATATCATCCAGGGCTCTGTGCCTTTTTTCTTTTGAAGGTGCTCTCTTCTGATCTGCACAAATTATAACCCTTTACGTCGGTACACTTTAAATGATTTTTTGTGAATAGGATACTATTAAATTTTACAAGGACCAAATATATATTTCATGC includes these proteins:
- the LOC127117897 gene encoding protein TRIGALACTOSYLDIACYLGLYCEROL 2, chloroplastic, with protein sequence MVGNPTIHVTSLPTSVSSCMMISLPGNSLKFVPLSFQNRKKISKIRATSGDGGNVKQSYNSEAKNPLAVVFDIPRRIWKQTLCPLSDFGFGRKSVWEGGVGLFLVSGTILFVLSMAWLRAFQINSKFRKYTAVFEFAQASGISTGTPVRIRGVTVGNVTRVNPSLKSIEAVVEIEDDKTIIPRNSFVEVNQSGLLMETKIDINPRDPIPTPSVGPLHEECAKEGLIVCHREKIKGHQGVSLDEMVGIYTRLGRDVEGIGVVNSYALAERVFSVMEEARPLLTQMKAMALDVQPLLAEIRDSGLLKEVESLTQSLTQASNDLRRVHSSIMTPENTELIQKSVHTLIYTLKNIENITSDMLGFTGDESTKKSLKVLIKNLSRLL